One part of the Mycolicibacterium aromaticivorans JS19b1 = JCM 16368 genome encodes these proteins:
- a CDS encoding MmpS family protein encodes MVKALRRAWIPLLIVVVVAIATFGVFRLHGVFGKTELTRPGSGLANDTKPFNPKQVTYQIFGPEGAVATINYLDLDAQPQIARDIALPWSLTLTTTAPAASANIVAQGDTDTIGCRILVDGVLKDEKTSTGVNAQTFCLVKSA; translated from the coding sequence ATGGTCAAGGCACTGAGGCGGGCGTGGATACCGCTGCTCATCGTGGTTGTGGTCGCCATCGCCACGTTCGGCGTCTTCCGCTTGCACGGTGTCTTCGGAAAGACCGAGCTCACCCGTCCCGGCAGCGGCCTGGCCAACGACACCAAGCCGTTCAACCCCAAGCAAGTGACCTATCAGATCTTTGGCCCCGAAGGCGCTGTGGCAACCATCAACTATCTCGACCTGGACGCGCAACCGCAGATCGCCCGTGACATCGCGCTGCCCTGGTCATTGACGCTCACCACGACCGCCCCGGCTGCCAGCGCCAACATCGTCGCCCAGGGCGACACCGACACGATCGGGTGCCGCATCCTCGTCGACGGCGTGCTCAAGGACGAGAAGACCTCGACCGGTGTCAATGCCCAGACCTTCTGCCTGGTGAAGTCCGCATGA
- a CDS encoding DUF732 domain-containing protein, whose amino-acid sequence MNVTRLAMVAAAAVAAPIVLAAPSHADPDTDFANQLHTFGIYGPRDYNAWIGKITCKRLATGLDKDAYASAKFLVTNLPLGTNQGQALQFLGAAIGTYCPDQVGVLQRASAG is encoded by the coding sequence ATGAACGTTACGAGGCTTGCCATGGTCGCCGCTGCGGCCGTCGCGGCGCCGATTGTGCTGGCCGCGCCGTCGCACGCCGACCCCGACACCGATTTTGCCAATCAGTTGCACACGTTCGGGATCTACGGGCCTCGTGACTACAACGCGTGGATCGGCAAGATCACCTGCAAGCGTCTGGCCACCGGCCTGGACAAGGACGCCTACGCCTCGGCGAAGTTCCTGGTGACCAACCTGCCGCTGGGGACCAACCAGGGCCAGGCTCTGCAGTTCCTCGGCGCTGCGATCGGCACCTACTGCCCGGACCAGGTCGGCGTTCTGCAGAGGGCGTCCGCCGGCTAG
- a CDS encoding SRPBCC family protein, whose translation MAGPVDRVVAQDVPGAPDAVRAHYVDLNNVKDVHPLVVSVETLSHTVTDDGYVHVYRVRDRIPLGIATLPITYTARLEVPESGPVRTEARQFPAVRLDSVVSFDPIPIGTRLTERIRFTAPWPLLGITVRQAVDAHEEMLAGIRRHFEASG comes from the coding sequence ATGGCAGGCCCCGTCGACCGGGTCGTCGCACAGGACGTGCCCGGCGCACCCGACGCGGTGCGCGCCCACTACGTCGATCTGAACAACGTCAAAGACGTGCACCCCCTGGTGGTATCGGTCGAAACGCTGTCGCACACGGTCACCGACGACGGCTACGTCCACGTCTATCGGGTTCGTGACCGCATCCCGCTCGGCATCGCGACCCTTCCGATCACCTACACGGCCCGACTCGAGGTGCCCGAGTCCGGTCCGGTTCGCACCGAGGCCCGCCAGTTCCCGGCCGTTCGGCTGGACTCGGTGGTGTCCTTCGATCCGATACCCATCGGCACCCGGCTGACCGAACGCATCCGGTTCACCGCGCCGTGGCCGCTGCTCGGTATCACCGTGCGGCAGGCAGTTGACGCCCACGAGGAGATGCTGGCCGGCATTCGCCGCCACTTCGAGGCCTCGGGTTAG
- a CDS encoding SDR family NAD(P)-dependent oxidoreductase yields MTQLDGKVALVTGASSGLGAATAQVFAERGASVFGIARDAERMATVFESVPGGAYSSVDITSAQACQDAVAQCVDRFGRLDVLVNAAGFHQMRRTTSVTDEDWDYDLAVNLNGPFYLTRAALPKLLEVGGNIVNVASIAGIEGEVYSAAYCAAKHGLVGMTKALAIEYTKEQLRVNVICPGGMLTPQVTEFKTPEDADWDLIMRIAAPRGMMAPADVAKVIAFLASDDATTIHGAVYNVDNGKTAG; encoded by the coding sequence ATGACACAGCTGGACGGGAAGGTCGCTCTGGTGACCGGGGCGTCGTCGGGCCTCGGGGCCGCGACGGCGCAGGTATTCGCTGAGCGAGGAGCGTCGGTATTCGGCATCGCCCGCGACGCCGAGCGGATGGCGACGGTGTTCGAATCCGTTCCCGGCGGCGCATATTCGTCGGTCGACATCACCAGCGCACAGGCCTGTCAGGACGCGGTGGCGCAGTGCGTCGACCGCTTCGGCAGGCTCGACGTGCTGGTGAACGCGGCGGGCTTTCACCAGATGCGGCGCACCACGTCGGTCACCGACGAGGACTGGGATTACGACCTCGCCGTCAACCTGAACGGCCCGTTCTATCTGACCCGCGCGGCGCTGCCGAAGCTGCTGGAGGTGGGCGGCAACATCGTCAACGTCGCCTCGATCGCCGGCATCGAGGGTGAGGTGTATTCAGCCGCCTACTGCGCAGCCAAGCACGGGCTGGTCGGAATGACGAAGGCCTTGGCGATCGAATACACCAAAGAACAGCTGCGGGTGAACGTCATCTGCCCGGGCGGCATGCTCACCCCTCAGGTGACCGAGTTCAAGACCCCCGAGGATGCGGACTGGGATCTGATCATGCGCATCGCCGCGCCCCGCGGGATGATGGCGCCCGCCGATGTGGCGAAGGTGATCGCGTTCCTGGCGAGCGACGATGCGACGACCATCCACGGCGCGGTCTACAACGTCGACAACGGCAAGACGGCGGGCTAA